ATTGTTCATTCCGCGCTTGCTTCGCGACGATACTCAATGCTTTTGACAATGTAAGCCCAGCACCAATCATTGTGGCGAGTTGGCGGGCAAAAACAGCTTTGTCTTTTAGGGTTGCTTTGGAAACAAACAGATTATTAAAATTTAGTTGTTTCCTTTCTGCGATAATTTCACTAGGAAACAACTTGTTTGAAAGGAGCATTTTTTCAGCCGCAAATTCATTCGCCGCTTCTACCGAGCCGGTTACATTTGCCCCTTTGTCGTTTTTTGCTTTAAATAGAAATTTCGCCATATATCAGTTTGTTGTTATTGGTCCGTAGTTTTTAGTTAATTTCAACTGGCTTTTAGTTTTTATATTTAAGTTATTAACTAGCTTAATAAACCATCATCTTAAAGCTCTTCGGATCAAGCGACCATGAAAGCGCATCCTCGAGCGTAATTTCGCCCCTTGATACCAATTCAGCCAACACTTTATCAAGGCTGATCATGCCTTCAGACGCAGAAGTCTGAATCACATTTGGAATTTGATGAATTTTACCTTCACGAATCAAGCTGCGAATTGCAGAGTTCGCAATCATAATCTCTGCGGCCATGACGCGACCACCATTGACTTTTGGAATCAATCTTTGTGACACCACCCCAAGAAGCACTGAGGCTAATTGCGATCTTACCTGTTGTTGCTGGTGTGGCGGAAAAACAGAAACAATACGATCCGCGGTTTGAGCAGCGGAATTTGTATGAAGTGTGGTAAACACTAAGTGGCCAGTCTCAGCCATCGTAAGAGCCGCATCTATGGTCTCCAGATCTCGCATTTCACCCACCAGAACAACATCCGGGTCTTCACGAAGGGCTGATCGCAGTGCACGAGCAAAAGTATTGGTATCCTGCCCGACCTCTCTTTGTGAAATGAGTGATTTTTTGTGTTCAAAAACATATTCAATTGGGTCTTCAATCGTAATGATATGATTGCGTTTTTCGGAATTTATCCGGTCTATCATTGCAGCCAATGTGGTAGATTTTCCTGAACCAGTCGGTCCGGTAATAATTACAAAACCCTGGCTTGGCTCGGTAAATTTCTCTAAAATCGGCGGCATGCCCAGCTCTTCAAATCCCCTAATTTTGCTCGGAATTAAACGAAGCGAAGCAGCTTCGTAGCCCTTTTGGTAGTAAATATTGACACGAAAACGCATTTCTTTGTAACCAAAAGAGAAATCAATCTCCTTTTTCTGTTTCAAAAGAAGAAGAACATCTTCAGATACGATACCCGAAATCAACTCTTTGGCTTTTGCCTGAGTGACTGCTGGCACTTCTGGAATCGAGAACAATTTACCATCTACGCGTAATGTGACCGGAACACCCACGCTAATGTGAATATCAGAAGCATTCTTGGATATCGCATATTCAAGATATTTGCTCATTTCCGGACTTAATTTCCCCTCCGTCATATACCCTCCAAAATAGTACTAAAGAGCACCTATAACCATTATAAATATACGCTTAATTGTAGTCAACTGCTTTTAAGATTTTGAGGTTAACGCTTTATTAGCTGCTTGTTGCACGGAATACTTCATCAATAGTGGTCAAACCCTCAAGTGCTTTAAGTATTCCATCTTGTTTCATCGTAATCATCCCGTCTTTTAAGGCCGCTTCTCTGATTTCGTTCGCCGGCCTTTTCTCAACAGTAAGGGCCTCAATTTCATCTGTCATGCGCAAAACTTCAAATATGCCGATTCTTCCCACATAACCTTGTGAACAATTACTGCATCCCACGCCATGGTAGAATTTAAATTCTGATGGAATTCTTTTTTTGTCTTGTTCGTTTTGGGCTGATATGGCGGATAATTCTTTTTTAACCTCTTCGATAAACGCTTGCGGAACTTTCATTTCCTCTTTGCACTTTGGGCAGATTCTACGGACTAGTCTCTGTGCAATAATGATGTTGATTGAAGAGGTGATCAAAAACGGTTCAATTCCCATATTTGTAAATCTGGGCAAAGCGCCCGAAGCATCATTCGTGTGAAGAGTAGAAAGTACGAGGTGGCCAGTAAGCGCGGCGTGAGTTGCCATCTCAGCAGTTTCCCCATCCCTAATTTCACCAACCATCACCACATTTGGGTCTTGGCGCAGTACACTGCGCAATCCTTCTGCAAAGGAAAATCCGATACCTGGTTTTACCTGGCACTGGTTAACTCCATTAATTTCATATTCAACAGGATCTTCGAGGGTAACAATATTCACCGATGGTTTACTGATTCGATTAATAATTGCGTATAAAGTTGTGGATTTTCCAGAACCAGTGGGGCCTGTGGACAGAATAATTCCGAATGGTTTTCCGATCGCCTCAATAGTTAAATCAAAACCACGGCCGATCATCCCCAGGTCTTCAAGGGAAAGAATGCCCTGATCTTTGTCTAGGATTCTCATCACAATCTTTTCGCCATGCACCGTAGGCAGTGAAGAAACTCGAACATCCACCTCTCGATTCTTAAATGTAACGTCAAACCTTCCATCCTGCGGAACTCTTGTTTCATCAATTTTCAGTTTTGACAAAATCTTCACACGGCTCGTAATCGGAGGATGCAAAGACAACGGCAATCTGATAATATCTCTCAAAATTCCATCAATTCTATATCTGACGCGCAGATCCTTTTGTTCTGGTTCAATATGAATGTCAGATGCGCGCTCAAACAAAGCGAAATTTATTAAAGCAGCAACTATCTTGGGTGCCGAAGAATTCTTGATATTGCTTTTTAGGCCCTCGACATCAACAATATCTCCTTTAAGATAGGCCCCGATGTTTTTTTCGCTTTCTTCCACGCTTTCATCAGTTTTTGGATTTTTTTCAAGCTCTTCCGTTGCAATTTCGCTGATATCAGTCTTTGATTCGAGATCAGGATTATCACTTGGCTGCTCACCATTTTGCCCTGCAGTCTTATCTTCAACGCCATCGCCAGTTTTTGATTCAGTCTTTGTGGGTGATTTTATATCTTCCGGGGCAGTAATATTGCCAACCGCAGCTGTTTCTCCGCCTGGCTGAGCCCCAAATGGGGCAACGATTGTCTCTTTTTCATCCCCACTCTCTTCGCTGTCAATTCTAATTACTGGCGTTACCTGAGAAACGGGCTCCTTTTTTCCAAGAAAAGAGCCAAACAAGCTCGAAAGTGTAATAATTTCATCACCAGATGATTGCTTTTTTTCAATAACTTTTTCTTTGGTTTTTTCTTCTTCCACCTCTACTTTGACAGAATTTTCTTTTTTATTCTCAAGCTTTTTCTTGTATGCCTCGATCGCATAGTCGATATCTTCGCGAGAAGTGGCAAAAATTTGAAAATTAATTTTGTTAGCATTCTCCAAAGATTTGATGGCCTTGTGCAAAGCAGTATCATCTGGGTTCTCTGCTGCCAGAGCGAATGAATTATCCGTTTTTTTGTAAAAAACAACTACCCGATACTGCTCAATAAATGAAAGCGGAAGCTTGCCCAGATATTCCGACCTTATGTCCTGATTTCGCAAAAAGACCGTCGGATAACTTCCGGTAGACAATAAATCCTCAAACTTTCCCTTTTGGTCGTATTGTTTTAACGCCTCCAAAAAATCTGATTTTGCGGTTATATATAAATCTAAATTCAAATGCCTATCTTCGATAATTTTTTGAAGGCCCTTGTTGAAATTTAGAGACAATTCCGTGGGATTGGCAACAGCAAGCTGCAATGATCCCTCCTTAAGCCCAAATGGGATCACAGAAAATTTTTCTGCAACTGATTTCGGTATAATACCAAAAACATCGTGTGGAATTTCAAAATTCTTTAGGCTGACATATGGGATTTTCAAAAGAATACTATACGCTTTGTTTATGGTGTCCGAACTGACAATACGATTTTTCAAAAGAAAATTTTCCACATCTCTATTGGTTCGGTATTTTTTCTTGAGTTTGGTTGCGTCAGGTGCGGTTAGTAATCCCTGCATTACAAACACATCCAAAACAGACTGGGTAATAGAATTATAATCCAATCCATTCAAAAAATAAGAGTTTTTTGAAACTGTTTGTGACATTGTATTCATTTCTCTTATTCCGGATTAGCAAATGGGTTTGCTTTGCCCATTTTTGTAGTTGGGTCAGGAAGCGGTATTCCGGCATTGTTCTCACGACCCTGAACAAGCGTCTCAGCTTCATCCTTAACCCCGGAGATGTCAAGAGTAATATAAGATGCCGTATTTTGTACCGAGATGCTTGAATTATTTTTCCAGATCATGTAAAAACCAACGATAGCGATCGTGAGAAATATTAGGCTTAAAATTAAATTGAATGTTCTTTTCTTCATTGTGTCTCCCCCGCACTAACACTTCCTCTGGTATAAACCTCCAGGGTATAAGATGCCGATATGATATTTTCTTCCGGAGAAGTCATTGATAGCGCCTTTATGCGCATAAATTTAATGCTTTTTTCGATCGTGTCGGTAAATGCGCTTATGTTTTCAAAAGAACCGGAAACTGAAAAACTTACATTCAATAGATTTCCTGCTGTTACAGTTTCCGCCCCCTCGCCCTCTGTGGTGGAGATTGCAGGAGCAATGTCTATGGATGGAACAGCCAATGAATTTTTTGTAGCCATTGCCTCAATTTCAGAAATTAAATTCGGCTCATCATTGTCGGATGGAACCGCGATCAAAAGCTCATTAATGGTATCCGATATAGAAGATAAGCTGCTCTTTGCCTCTTCGATCGAAGCAATTTCATTTTTTGCATCCGAGACTTCTGCCGATAATTTCTCTGCTTCAGCCTTGTTGTTAGAATACGATGGAAGAATAATCTTCCACGATATCAAGAAAACAATAATTGTAAGAATTACTGCGATTGAATTTGAAGCCATTTTGCTGTTTGTTTGTTTCATGATAAATCCAATTTTATGGCGCTACTTCCGGAGTTATGTTTTCTGTGTTCACACTATCTCCGTAACCATAGGTTGAGCTGCTATCAGTCCCGGAACTATCCGTTGTGACACTGCTTGATGTTGAAGCAGGTGTTGATTCGCTGGTTTCAGTTTCAGCATTTGATGACGTAGTAGTAGAAGAAGATGTGCTGCTCTCGGTTGTGACTTCCTTTGTCGTATCTAGCTTGAAGGAAACAGAAAATGTTACTTTTTCGTTTGGCGGCGCATCCTCTGCCGTCGACATGGAAACGCTCTTTAGCTGAAGATCAGAAACTTTGTCGTATGATTTAAGCGCAAGCATAAAATCTGCAACGGTGCGATATGATGCGGTAGCGCCATCTAGGCTAGCTGTTCCATCGGAAGTGAGAGCGATCGTTGAAATATGAACATCCTTCGTAAAATGCAAATACAAGTTATCTAGAACCTTTTTCTTGCTTTCCTGCTGAGTGGAAACTTGAGATAGGATTGAAATTACATTTTTAAGTCCAGTAACGTCATTGATAACTTTTTGATTTTCCACTAAAGCTAGGGTTGCATCCGCGGATTTTTTTTCGCTTTGCTTTTCGGAAATTGTAGTCTTAAGCGATGCGTCCGAAAACCAGATAAAACCCAAAAATAAAACCGCTACAACAAAAGATAACCAGACAATCAGAGACGAAAAATCCGTTTCTTTTCTGTCGGCAAATTCGACTATTTCTTTACCACTTTGGTTATCGTGTACACCCGGTTTTTCTTCCGGCATCTCCCCTCCGAGGGCAATGTTATATCATCAAAGATAATTGTAACACAACTTTCTGTCTATACAAATTTTATATCACATAAAATCTCAATGCAATACCTAAAAGTTATCTTTCGGACGCAACCGGCATATTGAAATACCTGAATCCGGGCGGCCAATTGCCCGAAAGATTATAATCATATGCAAATCTGATATTTACAATATTAATACCTCGGCCTGATGAATCCAAAACAATAAAGTCTCTCGCAACATACGAACCGTTCATCGTTACATTTTGAGTAAAACCAGTGGTGTTTTGAATTCTGATAGCTCCCAGGGCAAACATCGCAGCCGTTATTTTGCTGTTGCTATAAAGGCGAACATTTCCAGTGCCATTAACAATGATTCCGAGCGAATTTGACGGATTCTGAGAATCCTCAGGACTAATATTCACTCCATCTTGGATAGTCAAAGTGCCATTAATAATGATTGTTCCACGCCCGCTATATGTAATCGATTGACCAAGGTTAACATTGCCGTTTACAACCCATATTTTCCCTTCGGGATATTTTTCAGTGTTATTTCCGCCTACTCCCCCGGTGTAAAAAGAGCTGTAATCATCCGCCTGCAGATGCCAACGCAGACCCCCGGCCAAATCTGCCGGAGCATTTATCACTTCTGCTTCTCCCGCAAGATCATTTATCCGATTTGTATATGAAGATCTCTGGCTTTCAGCATAGGATGCTTGCGCCTCAGAATTTAGCGTGTAATTTCGGATATTCCAACTGGCGTTTCTGTTTGAGTTTAAATTCAAATTTTTACCATACACTTGAAAATTATTCAGAACATCTGCACTACTATAGATATCTCCCTGGACAGATAACACTGGATAAAAAAGCGTCGAAATTTCAAGCCCCGTTGAACCTCCAATTTTTGTGCGACTAACCATATTCCGAATCGATGAATTTGCAGGATCAAGGCGATAGCAATATGGGTTGGTCGTGATTTTATCCCAACAATATGCCGCGCCCGGAGAGACTAACATCGATTGATTAAACCCGAGTAGATAATTCTGGTCAAAATTAATTACTGCTTCGTTGCCGTTCATTCCGGAATAATAAACTTGGCCACTATCTTTTGTGACTGTTAAATTTCCAACCAAAACTTGCGGAAGCTGATATGATTCAGCAAAAGCATTTGCCGGTATAAGCGCAAATACCACTAATAACGATAGAAACAAATATATTCTAACTAATCTGGTCATGATCGCTCTGTTAATTAGTATGTTCGAACCTGGCAATAATATGTGATTGGGGAAGTAAGTGGGTTCTGGCCATTATTCGCCCATTCTACAAAATCTCCAGAATTTGGGTCGGCGCTTGCAACAAATGTTCCGCCATTTAAATAAGCATCAAACCCAAGGCTACTGCTCCCTGTTATATCCGACGGCTCGCATCTGTATCGGTAGGTATCACTTGGAATTCGCAAAAGTTCATCATCTACCGTTGCAACGCCCGTCATATCGCCAATTTCAATGGACACTTGAATTACATCCCCTAGCTGCAGCGCATAGGGATTAAAAGCAGCCCCAGACCCCTGCCTATTTATCGGAACCAGTTTTTTGCGAATATTAAATTGCGGCCCACCTGTTACAACTATTAATCTGCCATCTTGCCCATCATAAACTTTATCCCCATCGCTATTATTGATTGACCAAGCCCCATTCTTGCTGCCCCTGGCTCCACTCACTCTCGAAGCTGTTCTAATAGCACTTGAATCAAGATTGGAGTTTGTATATTGAATAAATATGTAACCCCCGCCTCCCCCAGACGATCCATCAATGTTATACAAAGGCACAGAAATCAAATTACGGTTGCCAGTGATTGGAATCTCTTGGGCAGATGCTGAAAATACTCCGGACAAACCAACGCCCACATTCAAAGTTGAGACCCTAATATTAATACTTCCCCCAGCTCCTCCGGCATAACCAGAGTCATTGTCATAAGGCTGCTGCATAGAACTGGTCCATCTTCCCTCAGCAAAAATTGCTCTTGAAGATTGAATGGCTAAAACTGATGAATTTATTTCTAATAAACCACCACCGTCACCACCACCATTCCAGCTTCCAGTATATCCGCCCCCAGAACCAAGACTACTTGGATTATCAGCTGGTCCCCCGTATGTGTTATTTGGCCAATCTGGCGGTTTGCGCCACGTATTACCTCCACAATTTAACCCACTATCACCGGCCCCACCTTCTCCTGCATGCGACCCAGCACTAGCAATTGCGGTACACCCACCATTCATTGAAATACCTCCGCCTGGCGCTCCATCAAACGAAACGCTACCTCCCCTAAGGCGAGTTGAACCATAATTCGGTTGAGTCCCAACACCCCAAGCACCCGCATACCCAGATCCGGTTGCATCAATTTTTCCACCGCTTCGTATTAAAATTGTGTTGGCCACATTGAGATGTAGGCCCGCTGGATTGTTATTATAATTATCCGCATATGCTTGATCCAACGCATTCCAATTAATAGTTCCCCCATCATAATGCGAGCCTAAAATATTGTAGCTTGGAATCGCGCCACCTTTGTCATCCCAAGTACCAAGTGGATCGGCTACTGGGGTAGAGTTTTGCCCCCATCCTTGCCACTCAAATTTGAAGGTATCATCGTTGTGGTATGCATCCCATTTGCCATAAGACTCGCCGGTTCCTCCATTGGAACCAACAGGACTA
The window above is part of the Patescibacteria group bacterium genome. Proteins encoded here:
- a CDS encoding type IV pilus twitching motility protein PilT is translated as MTEGKLSPEMSKYLEYAISKNASDIHISVGVPVTLRVDGKLFSIPEVPAVTQAKAKELISGIVSEDVLLLLKQKKEIDFSFGYKEMRFRVNIYYQKGYEAASLRLIPSKIRGFEELGMPPILEKFTEPSQGFVIITGPTGSGKSTTLAAMIDRINSEKRNHIITIEDPIEYVFEHKKSLISQREVGQDTNTFARALRSALREDPDVVLVGEMRDLETIDAALTMAETGHLVFTTLHTNSAAQTADRIVSVFPPHQQQQVRSQLASVLLGVVSQRLIPKVNGGRVMAAEIMIANSAIRSLIREGKIHQIPNVIQTSASEGMISLDKVLAELVSRGEITLEDALSWSLDPKSFKMMVY
- a CDS encoding type II/IV secretion system protein translates to MNTMSQTVSKNSYFLNGLDYNSITQSVLDVFVMQGLLTAPDATKLKKKYRTNRDVENFLLKNRIVSSDTINKAYSILLKIPYVSLKNFEIPHDVFGIIPKSVAEKFSVIPFGLKEGSLQLAVANPTELSLNFNKGLQKIIEDRHLNLDLYITAKSDFLEALKQYDQKGKFEDLLSTGSYPTVFLRNQDIRSEYLGKLPLSFIEQYRVVVFYKKTDNSFALAAENPDDTALHKAIKSLENANKINFQIFATSREDIDYAIEAYKKKLENKKENSVKVEVEEEKTKEKVIEKKQSSGDEIITLSSLFGSFLGKKEPVSQVTPVIRIDSEESGDEKETIVAPFGAQPGGETAAVGNITAPEDIKSPTKTESKTGDGVEDKTAGQNGEQPSDNPDLESKTDISEIATEELEKNPKTDESVEESEKNIGAYLKGDIVDVEGLKSNIKNSSAPKIVAALINFALFERASDIHIEPEQKDLRVRYRIDGILRDIIRLPLSLHPPITSRVKILSKLKIDETRVPQDGRFDVTFKNREVDVRVSSLPTVHGEKIVMRILDKDQGILSLEDLGMIGRGFDLTIEAIGKPFGIILSTGPTGSGKSTTLYAIINRISKPSVNIVTLEDPVEYEINGVNQCQVKPGIGFSFAEGLRSVLRQDPNVVMVGEIRDGETAEMATHAALTGHLVLSTLHTNDASGALPRFTNMGIEPFLITSSINIIIAQRLVRRICPKCKEEMKVPQAFIEEVKKELSAISAQNEQDKKRIPSEFKFYHGVGCSNCSQGYVGRIGIFEVLRMTDEIEALTVEKRPANEIREAALKDGMITMKQDGILKALEGLTTIDEVFRATSS
- the pilO gene encoding type 4a pilus biogenesis protein PilO, whose protein sequence is MKQTNSKMASNSIAVILTIIVFLISWKIILPSYSNNKAEAEKLSAEVSDAKNEIASIEEAKSSLSSISDTINELLIAVPSDNDEPNLISEIEAMATKNSLAVPSIDIAPAISTTEGEGAETVTAGNLLNVSFSVSGSFENISAFTDTIEKSIKFMRIKALSMTSPEENIISASYTLEVYTRGSVSAGETQ
- a CDS encoding PilN domain-containing protein yields the protein MPEEKPGVHDNQSGKEIVEFADRKETDFSSLIVWLSFVVAVLFLGFIWFSDASLKTTISEKQSEKKSADATLALVENQKVINDVTGLKNVISILSQVSTQQESKKKVLDNLYLHFTKDVHISTIALTSDGTASLDGATASYRTVADFMLALKSYDKVSDLQLKSVSMSTAEDAPPNEKVTFSVSFKLDTTKEVTTESSTSSSTTTSSNAETETSESTPASTSSSVTTDSSGTDSSSTYGYGDSVNTENITPEVAP